The Plectropomus leopardus isolate mb chromosome 7, YSFRI_Pleo_2.0, whole genome shotgun sequence genome window below encodes:
- the LOC121946033 gene encoding xylose isomerase-like, with protein MAAQGEFFIGIPKIPYLPSAGPGDVMCFKHYNAEEVLMGRKMADWLRFSVCYWHSFCGTGADPFGFPTLVRPWNEGTSMEAAKSRLRAAFEFFTKLGVKYYTFHDRDMAPEGSTLEESNRNLDEITDLALQLQSQTGIKVLWVTCNLFAHPRYMNGAATNPDCHVLAYAGAQVKKGLDIAKKLGAENFVFWGGREGFLSVHNTDVAAELKHMANFFKMAVKYKEKIGFKCQFLIEPKPKEPCKHQYDYDAMSVIGFLKHFGLESHFKLNIEPNHTTLAGHSYEHDIVTASAFGMLGSVDSNTGSPDLGWDTDQFPMDIRNTTLVMKTIIEQGGLQPGGLNFDAKVRRESTDLEDLFIAHIGAMDAFARGLRNAVRLIEDGIMAGMVKERYSSFSHGIGQKVEDGSASLEEMEAYIKQNGEPKVTSGKQEKYESIFNHYI; from the exons ATGGCAGCGCAGGGGGAATTCTTCATAG GCATTCCCAAGATCCCATATTTACCCAGTGCTGGGCCTGGAGATGTCATGTGCTTCAAACACTACAATGCAGAGGAG GTGCTGATGGGGAGGAAGATGGCGGACTGGCTGAGGTTTTCAGTCTGCTACTGGCACTCCTTCTGTGGCACTG GAGCTGATCCTTTTGGGTTCCCGACCCTCGTCCGGCCCTGGAATGAAGGAACTTCGATGGAAGCAGCCAAGAGTCGACTCCGGgctgcttttgagtttttcaccAAGCTAGGC gtgaaatattacacatttcATGACAG GGATATGGCTCCTGAGGGCTCCACCCTGGAGGAGTCCAACAGGAATCTGGATGAAATCACTGACCTGGCTCTCCAGCTGCAGAGCCAGACTGGAATCAAGGTGCTGTGGGTCACCTGCAACCTCTTTGCCCACCCAAG GTACATGAACGGTGCAGCCACCAACCCTGACTGTCATGTTCTGGCCTACGCCGGCGCTCAGGTTAAGAAGGGGCTGGATATTGCAAAGAAGCTGGGTGCAGAAAATTTTG TGTTTTGGGGAGGAAGGGAAGGTTTCCTCTCCGTCCATAACACCGACGTCGCTGCTGAACTGAAGCACATGGCCAACTTCTTCAAAATGGCTGTCA AGTACAAAGAGAAGATTGGGTTTAAGTGTCAGTTTCTTATTGAACCCAAGCCTAAGGAGCCCTGCAAACACCAGTATGACTATG ATGCTATGAGCGTTATAGGATTCCTGAAGCATTTTGGTCTGGAGAGCCACTTTAAGTTGAACATAGAGCCCAACCACACCACCCTGGCAGGACACTCTTACGAACATGATATTGTCACGGCCTCTGC ATTTGGCATGCTGGGCTCTGTTGACTCAAACACTGGCTCTCCTGACCTGGGGTGGGACACAGACCAGTTCCCCATGGACATCAGGAACACCACGTTGGTCATGAAG ACCATCATTGAACAAGGTGGCCTGCAGCCAGGAGGCCTGAACTTTGATGCTAAGGTGCGCAGGGAGTCCACAGACCTGGAGGACCTGTTCATCGCTCACATCGGAGCCATGGACGCCTTCGCTAGAGGACTCCGAAATGCTGTTCGCCTCATTGAGGACGGGATCATGGCCGGTATGGTTAAG GAGAGATACTCGAGCTTCAGCCACGGCATTGGACAGAAAGTCGAGGATGGTTCTGCCTCCTTGGAGGAGATGGAG gcCTACATCAAGCAAAACGGTGAGCCGAAAGTCACATcaggaaaacaagaaaaatatgaatCCATCTTTAATCACTACATATAA